A window of Hevea brasiliensis isolate MT/VB/25A 57/8 chromosome 14, ASM3005281v1, whole genome shotgun sequence contains these coding sequences:
- the LOC131172538 gene encoding F-box protein PP2-B11-like has protein sequence MGLKAILQSSLWNLLEVKRIKRSVFLVSVRGQRRQYQTLRRLTGLLNCSRVSGLQPSVAAGESYGKYPKERVDGWLEIELGEFNSENGGDGKLKINLQVKGDHWKSRIIVQGIEIRPKGD, from the coding sequence ATGGGTTTGAAAGCCATTCTGCAGAGTTCATTGTGGAACTTGCTGGAAGTAAAAAGGATTAAGCGTAGTGTTTTTTTGGTTTCAGTAAGAGGACAGAGGCGGCAATACCAAACTTTAAGAAGGCTAACTGGTTTGTTAAACTGCAGCCGGGTTTCGGGGTTGCAACCCTCCGTGGCTGCTGGAGAAAGCTATGGCAAATACCCGAAAGAGAGAGTAGATGGGTGGCTGGAGATTGAATTGGGTGAGTTCAATAGCGAGAACGGCGGAGATGGAAAATTGAAGATAAATTTACAAGTGAAAGGTGATCACTGGAAAAGTCGTATCATTGTTCAAGGGATAGAGATTAGGCCAAAAGGAGATTAA